The genomic stretch TGGCTTGTCGGTGAACAGCCGCCGCGACAGATTGGTCAGCAGCATCGAAAATACGGAGTCGAGCATCGCGACTTCCAGTCGGCGGCCGACACCGGTGCGCTCGCGGTCATAGAGTGCGGCTGCGATGCCCCATGCGGCGAAGACGCCGGTGGTGATATCCGCGACGCTCTCGCCGACGGCAAGCGGACGTCCGCCGGCCTCACCGGTCACGCTCATCAGACCGCTCATTGCCTGGATCACCAGATCGAACGCCGGCAGATCCGCCAGCGGACCGTCCTGGCCGAAGCCCGAGATCGATGCGTAGATGAGCCGAGGATTGTCGGCCTGCAGGATTTGATAGCCAAGGCCCAGCCGCTCCATGACGCCGGGCCGGAAATTTTCGACGATTACGTCAGCCTGTCGGGACAGATCGCGGATCAATGCGATGCCCTCGGGCGATTTCATGTTGATCGTGACGCTGCGCTTGCCGCGATTGAGCAGCGCGAAATAGGTGCTCTCCTCGTTCACATGCGGCGCGAAGTGGCGGCCTTCGTCGCCGAAGCCCGGAATTTCGATCTTGATCACCTCGGCGCCGAGATCGGCCAGCATCGCCGTACAAAACGGCCCCGACATGACCCGCGTCAGGTCCAGAACGCGCAATCCTTGGAACAGATTTGCCGGGAGCTGCGTACTCATGCGGTGTCCTTGTTGTTCAAGGTAATCGCGACCTTGCCCGTGGTCTGACGGGCGGCCAGTGCCTTGAGCGCTTGTGGCAGGCGATCGAAGCTGAAGGAGGTCTCGACATGCGGCCGGATTGCGCCGTCTTGCAGGAATGTTGCGAGTTTCGCCGATACACTCGCCAGCATGGCGGCGTCACGATCATGATCCCAGTAAACGCCGATGGCGGATACGCGTTTCAGGAGCAGGCGGTTGGCCGGAATTTGCGGAATTTCGCCGGATGCAAAGCCGACGATCAGCAATCGGCCGTCCCATGCGATCATGCGCAGGGCTTCCTTGGTTGCGGCACCGCCAACGGGGTCGAGGATGACATCGACGCCGCGCCCGGCGGTGAGTCGCTTGATGTCCTCGCTCCAGTTGACGCATCGATAATCGACCGACTCATGCGCGCCGTGCTGACGCGCCAAAAGGCATTTCTCTTCGCCGCCGGCCGCCGCGATCACGTGGGCGCCGAGGTGCCTGGCAATCTCGACGGCGGCAAGGCCGACGCCGCCGGCGGCGGCAAGGACAAGTACGGTCTCGCCCGGACGAATGACCGTGTTTTCCGTCAGCGCCACCATCGCCGTCGTATAGACGACGGGCAATGCGCAGGCTGCTTCGCTCGACATTCCGTCGGGCACGCGAATGGTCATGTCGCCGCGGACCCTTACGTATTCGGCGAAGCCACCCCACAGCACCTTGCTGGCGACGCGCTGACCGGCTGCGAGGCCTGACTGCGCGCCTGCGGCGACCACGGCGCCGGAAATTTCCTGTCCCGGCGTGAACGGCCGGGGTGGCCGGATCTGGTAACGATCATCGATCATCAGAAGATCGGAAAAATTGAGAGCGGCCGTCTCGACCCGCACCAGCGCTTCGTCGGCGTTGAAGGAGGGGATCGTCGTGCGCGCCAATTCCAGTTCTTCAAGGCCGGGCGAACTCGATCGCCATGCCCGCATGTCCGATGGTCGTGTCATGTCTCGCTCGCGGTGAGGCCGGCGATGCGGTTGGCCGCGCGGCGCCCGGCGTCTACCAGCAGTTTTGCAAAAATCTCGATCTGTGCGTCGTCCATGCGCTGCGACGGCGCGGCGATGGCGATCGACCCGAGTGGTTGTCCGCGCGGCGTCAGCACCGGAACGCTGATCCCGCTGACGCCGGGATAGGTCTCCTCGTGGGTGACGACGAAGCCATGCGCCTTCACATCGGCGAGCTGATCGCGCAGTGCCTCGACGCTCATCGTGGTCACCGGATTCACGCCGGTAATGTCGCCGGCTAGAACGGTCGCGATCTGGCGCGGAGGAAGAAAGGCCAGCACCGCCTTTGCCGTCGCGCCGGAATGAAGCGGGTAGGACGTCCCGATATTCTCGAAGACCCGCAGCCCACCATGCCGGCTGGGAATCTGTGCAAGGCACACCACGCTGGCGTGCGCCTCGTCGTAGCCGGTCAGAATGATGGTCTCAGCCGTCGCCTGCGCCAACTCCTCGAGAAAGGACTGGCAAACGCCGACAAGGTCGAACTGCAATTGCGCGCGGCGACCGAGATCGATGGCGGCAAAGCCGAGCGTGTAGCGTCCGCGCTGTTCCATCAAATAGCCGGAAGCCTGCAGAAATCGCACCAGCCTGCTCAATGTCGAGCGCGCCAGCCCCGTTTCCCTCGCGAGTTCGGCCTGCGTCCAGCTCGGCCGCTCGTCGGCGAACAGGTCGAGAATCTGGAACGCCTTCTTGAGTAGCCCGACGCCGGCGGCGTTGGAGGGGGCCAAGGGAGCTTCCTCGCGACTGTTGTTGACAGATGAATAATTCATTGCTCATACTGTGGAACAGACGCTCACTATTTGGCAAGCAAAAAATTGACTGGCTGCCAGAAGCTCATTGATCACCGTCGCGAACCTCGACGCAGGGAGAGCCAGATGAAGAGAATTTTGCGGACAAGTGCGGCTTTGCTGGCCGCTATGACCATTGCTCTGGGAAGCAGTGGTGTTCACAGCGCCGAACTGAAGAAGGTCGCGATATCGACCATCGTCGAAGTGCCGCAACTGCTCGAAACCCGGGACGGCGTGATCAAGGGCCTGGCTGAAAAGGGATTTGCCGACGGCAAGGATATCAAGGTCGATTATCAGACCGCCAACGGCAACCTGCCGACGCAGCAGCAGATTTCCAAGAAATTCGTCGGTGACGGCGTCGACGTGATCGTCGCCATCACGACCCCTACGGCGCAGGCGATGGCCAGCGTCACCACGACGATTCCGATCGTGTTCGCGACGGTGACCGACCCCGTCAAGGCGAAGTTGATTCCGCAATACAAGGCGCCCGGCGGCAACATCACCGGCGTCTCCGACGCGGCGCCGATCGCCGAACAACTCAAGCTGTTTCGGGAAATTCTCCCCAAGCTGAAAAAAATTGGTTTTGTCTTCAATCCCGGCCTGGACAGCTCGAATGCGACACTCGAGCGACTGCGTGATGAGGCCAAGCCACTTGGTATTTCCATTGTGGAAGCCGCGGCGCCGACCGCAAACGAAGTCATTCCGGCGACCAAGAAGCTGACCGGCAATGTCGATGCGATCTATATTCCGAACGATACGACCGTCGTTGCGGCACTCGAAACCGTCGTCAAAATCGGTCAGGAAACCAGCACGCCGGTCTTTACGGGCGAGACGCGCGGCGTCGACAGGGGCGCGGTCGCGTCAATGGGCCTCGACTACATCGAGGTCGGTCGCCTCGCCGGTCACATGGTCGCCGAGATTCTCAAGGGCAAGAAGCCCGGCGAGATCGATGCCGTGGTTGCCTACCAGCAAATGCCGAACTTCGTTGTCGTCGTCAACAAGGGCGCGGCGACAGCCATGGGCACCGCCATCCCCGACGCCGTCCTCAAGCGCGCGACCAGGGTCGTGAACTGAAGTTGATCGCAACGATCGAGCAAGGCGTCGGGGATGGCGATGCCCCGACGCTGACCCTGCTCAGGCAAGTAGAAAGATAGGATGCTATGTCGCTTTATGAATTTCTCGGGACCGTCGAGGTCGGGCTGATTTTCGGTCTCGTCGCGCTCGGCGCCTTTATCAGTTTTCGCATCCTCGATTTCCCCGATCTGACGGTTGAGGGCAGCTTTCCGTTCGGCGCCGCAGTGGCGTCCGTTCTGATTGTGTCATTCGGCTGGAATCCCTGGCCCGCGACGCTCGCCGCGGTCGGCGCTGGTTTCCTCGCCGGCTTCGCGACTGCCTATCTCAATGTCCGATTCAATATCCTTCATATTCTGTCGGGCATTCTCGTCGCCATCTCGCTCTATTCCATCAACCTGCGGATCATGGGCGGCTCCAACAAGCCGCTGCTCGGCGCCCATACGGTGTTCACCTCGGTCCAGGGATGGGGCGTTCCAGCTTACTTTCTCAGTCCCGTTCTGCTCGCGGTGATCGTCGTCGTCATCAAGGTCGCGCTCGATCTGTTCCTGCACACCGGCGTCGGCATGAACATGCGCGCCGCGGGTGCAAATCCCGCGATGGCCGCAGCCAACGGCATCAATGTCGGGCGGATGAAACTGGTCGGGCTCGGCATGGCCAATGCGCTGACCGCGCTGGCGGGGGCGTTGTTCGCGCAGAGCTTCGGTTCGGCGGATGCGCATATGGGCATCGGCGTCATCATCATCGGCTTGGCTTCGGTTATCGTCGGAATGTCGATCCTTCCCGTGCGAACCATCACGCAAGCGACAATCGCCTGCCTGTTCGGCGCGCTACTGTATCGCTTCGCGGTGGCGTTTTCGCTGAATGCCGACTTCCTCGGATTGAAAGCCTCCGACGTGCAACTGGTGACGGCACTGCTCGTGGTGGTGACGCTGGTCAGCCAGTCATCCCGGTCGGGTATGGGCAAACTGCTCAAGCGGAGGGCGTAATGATCGAAGTCGGTGAAGTTCGTGTCACCTTCAACACAGGCACGCCGCTCGAAGCGACCGCTATCCGGCAACTCGATCTTGTTGTGCCGGGAGGACAGTTTCTGACCATCATCGGCTCCAACGGCGCCGGCAAGTCGACGGCGCTCAACGTGATCGCTGGCCTGGTCAAGCCGGATACGGGCAGGGTGGTCGTGGACGGCATCGATGTGACGCAGTGGCCGATCCACGAGCGTTCGCGGCTGATCTCGCGCGTGTTCCAGGACCCCAAGATGGGGACCTGCGAGGATCTGACGGTCCTGGAAAACTTTGCGTTGGCGCATGGCCGCACGCAGCCGCGTGGTTTCCGGCTGGCAATCGACCGCGGCATTCGTGAGAACACGATCGAGCGGCTGAAGCTTCTCAATCTGGGGCTCGAAAAACGCCTCGACGACAAGGTCGGCCTGCTATCTGGCGGCCAGCGGCAGGCCGTCAGTCTCCTGATGGCCACAACCGGTGAAACGCGGGTGCTGCTGCTCGACGAACATACCGCAGCGCTCGATCCGAAAACCGCGGAATTCGTCATGGAGCTGACGCGCGAGATCGTCGCCGAACTGAAGCTTACCTCGGTGATGGTCACGCATTCGATGGCGCAGGCGCTGCATTACGGCGACCGCACCGTGATGTTCCATCGCGGCAGGATCATTTTCGATGCAGCAGGTGAGGCACGCGCCGCGATGCAGGTGTCCGACCTGCTGCAGTTGTTCAAGCGGGATCAGGGCGAAGAGCTCTCTGACGACGCGTTGTTGTTGGGTTAGGTCAGAAGGACGTCATGCAGAACCAGAAGAAGGCCTCGAAGGTCGATAACGTGGTGATTGAACCCGGCGCTGTCCCGCTCGCCATGTGGCGGCACATCCTGCGCGATGGACCGAAGGTCAGCTTCGTCGAAGGAACGCGTGAAATCGTCGACAACTGCCACGCGGCTGTCGTCAAACTGATCGCGACGGGCCGGGCGATCTACGCCGTCAATACGGGTTTCGGCAAGCTCGCCGCGATCCGGATTCCGGACGATCAACTGGTCCAGCTGCAACGCAATCTGATCCTGTCGCACAGCGCCGGAACCGGTGAGTTTCTGAGCGACGATCTGGTGCGGCTGATCCTGATCATGAAAGCCGCGGCACTGGCGCAGGGCCATTCCGGCGTGCGCTGGGAGTTGACCGAGGCGCTGCTGGCGCTCGCCAATGCCGGCGTCTATCCCTGCCTTCCGGCGAAGGGGTCGGTCGGCGCGTCCGGCGATCTTGCGCCGCTGTCGCATATGGCTGCGGCGCTGATGGGCGTCGGTGAAGTCCGCTATCGCGGCAAGGTCATGGCCGCCGCGGACGGCCTGGGTCACGCCGGACTAAAGCCGATGACGCTCGGCCCGAAAGAAGGCGTGGCTCTGATCAACGGCACGCAGGTGTCGGCCGCGCTTGGTCTCTCCGGGTTGTTTGCGGCGGAGGACGTGATGCGGGCCGCGCTGGTGACCGGCGCGCTCTCGCTCGAGGCCTGCCGCGGCAATGATGCGCCGTTCGATGCGCGCATTCAGGCGGTGCGGCGCCATCGCGGCCAGCAGGATGTTGCGGCGATCTATCGCAAGCTGCTCGCCGGCAGCCCGATTCGCGAAGCGTATCGCGCCAAGCTCAAGGTGCAGGACCCCTATTGCATGCGTTGCCAGCCGCAGGTGATGGGCGCCTGTCTGGACAATCTGCGGTTTGCGGCAAAGACGCTGGGGATCGAGGCCAACGCCGTCTCCGACAATCCGCTGGTGTTCCCCGAAGAGGCCGAGGTGCTGTCGGGCGGAAACTTTCATGCCGAGCCGGTGGCGTTCGCGGCCGATATCATCGCGCTCGCGATCTGCGAAATCGGCTCATTGTCGGAACGTCGCCAGGCCATGCTGATCGACGCGACGCTCTCGGGTCTGCCGGCGTTCCTGGTCGATAACTCGGGTCTCAATTCAGGCTTCATGATTGCGCAGGTCACGGCGGCCGCTCTCACCAGCGAGAACAAGATGCTGGCGCATCCGGCGTCGGTGGATTCGATCCCGACATCGGCGAACCAGGAAGACCATGTCTCGATGGCCTGTCATGGCGCGTACCGGCTGGGTCAAATGGCCGATAATGCCGCGGCCATCATTGCGCTGGAGTGGCTCTCTGCGGCGCAGGGTGCCGATTTCCACAAGCCGCTCGAACCGGCCGCACCGCTCGCGGAAGCCGTTCGCCGGTTGCGGAACGAAGTGCCGAGGCTGGAGCAGGATCGCTATTTCGCGCCCGACATCGCTGCGGCCAAGCGTTTGCTCGTCGCGGGTGCGATTGGCGATCTCGCAGGCGATTCGCTTTTGGATGAAACCATCGCCTGATTGTTCCGAACCGAAGGTCCGAATCGATGTGGATTAGCCATATTCCTTATGCCGAGGCCAATGGCCGCCTCAAGGCGCTCTACGATCGGGTCAAGGGTCCGGACGATAACGTCGACAACATCATGCTGGCGCACAGTTTGCGGCCGCACAGCATGGAAGGCCACATGGCGCTCTATAAATATGTGCTGCACCATGCGGCTAACACGACGCCAAAGTGGTTTCTTGAAACGCTCGGTGTCTATGTCAGCCAACTCAACGATTGCGCCTATTGCGTCGACCATCACTTTTCAGGCCTGAAGCGACTGCTCAAGGACGAGGCGCGCGCCAGCGCGATTCGAAGTGCGCTTCAGTCCGGATCGTTCTCGGGTGTGTTCACCGATGCTGAAGCGATTGCGCTTCGGTATGCGGACGTTCTGACGCGGACACCGCAGGCGCAGGATGCCTTGAAAAGCTGCGTGGACGCGATGCGCAGGGCGGGCGTCGACGACGGACAAATTCTCGAGGTCAACCAGGTGGTCTCGTACTTCAATTATGCCAATCGAACGGTGGTCGGTCTCGGTGTCACCACGGACGGTGACATTCTTGGTCTCTCCCCCGGTAATTCGGAAAATCCTGATGACTGGTCGCATGCCTGACAGTGTCGTTACGCCGCGCATTCTGCGGCTCGAAATCGTCCCGCCACAGGTGACGCCGCCCGATCTCGGCGCCGACCTGCCGGTTCGCAGTCTGCACCTCAACGAATCACCATTCCCGCCGGCGCCTGCCGTCGTCGAGGCGATGCGAAAGGCTACCGCCGAACTCAATCGTTATCCGGATCACGACGGCAAGGATCTTGTCGCCGCGCTGGCGCAGCGCACCGGCGCTTCCGCGGAGAATATCGTCATCGGGTCGGGCTCCAACGAACTGCTTTATGCCAGCGCGGATATCACGCTGGACGCAAACGATGAGGCTATCGCGCCCGTTCCCGGCTTTCCGACCTATGCCAAGACGATTGCGATGCGCGGCGCGGTTCATGTTGGCGTCGCCGTGCGTGAGGACGGCGTCGTCGATATCGAGCGGACGCTGGCTGCCGTGACACCACGGACACGACTGGTGTTCGTGGCTTCGCCGCACAATCCCACCGGCGGCTTGCTCGGTCAGGCGGAGATCGAACATCTCGTCAAGCACCTTCCGGACGATCTGCTGCTGCATTTCGATGAAGCTTACTATGAATTCGGCCGCCATGCCGGTGGGCCGGAGAGCTTACCGCTGCTGGCGCAGCGGCGCGGGCCATGGATCGCGACGCGGAGTTTTTCCAAGGCCTATGGCCTCGCCGGCGTTCGCGTCGGCTATGGCATCACCAGTTCACGGGAACTGGCCGATTTCTATCGCAAGATCAGAGTCAATTTCAGCATCAATGCGATTGCCCTTGCCGCGGCCAGGACGGCGCTCGACCAGGAGACCCATCTCGCCGCGCTGCTGGAGCATACCGCAACCGAACGCCGGCAGTTGTCGCTCGGCCTTCAGCAACTCGGATTCCGCGCGCTGCCGAGCGCGGCGAATTTCGTGACGGTCATCACGCCGCGCCCCGCCGCTGCCATCGCCGCCGAGCTCAAGGCGAAGAACATCTTCGTTCTGGCATTTCCGTGGCCCGGGACGCCGGGCGCGCTGAGGATCACAATCGGATCGCGTGAGGACACCGCCGCATGTCTCGCGGCGATCGGCGGGATCGTGCAGCCGACATGACCGGCCTTGCCGCAGCGCTCCGCGCATTCGTCGGGGCGGACGCCGTTTTGGACAAGGCCGAGGACATCGCCGGGTATCGCGGTGACCTGGCGTGCCCGACCGGCGGCGACATCCTGTGCGTGGTCCGGCCGCGGACGACGCAGGAGACCGCCGTGGTCGTCAAGGCATGCGCGGCGGCGGGTGTCTCGCTGGCGCCGCGCGGTGGTGGCACCGGACTCGCAGGAGGTGCGACGCCGGAGCCGGGGCGTTCCAGCGTCGTCATTTCATTCGAACGTATGCGCCAGATCCGATCGATCGATCCGATCGGCAATGTGATGGTCGTCGAAGCGGGATGCACGCTGCACGCGGCGCAGCAGGCCGCCGCCGATGCCGGGCGGTTTCTGGGTCTCGATCACGGCGCCGCCTCGAGCCAGATCGGCGGCAACCTGTCGACCAATGCCGGCGGAAACAACGTGCTTCGCTACGGCATGGCGCGCGATCAGGTGCTTGGCCTCGAAGTGGTGCTGGCGGACGGCCGGGTGATATCGCGGCTGATGCCACTGCGAAAGAACAATGCGGGCTACGACCTCAAGCAGGTTTTCCTGGGCTCGGAAGGCACGCTCGGCCTGATCACGGCGGCAGCCCTCCATCTTCGTCCTGCCGCTGTCGTGTCGGCGACTGCCTGCATCGGCGCGGCGTCGCTTGAGGCCGTGCTGGAATTCTTCGTGCTGGCGCGTCGGACTCTTGGCGAGGCGATCAGCGCCTTCGAGATCATGCCGCGCGAAGGGTTGGAATTTCATTTCGCCCACATTGGCAAGCGACGTGAGCCGTTTGAAGCCCGAACGCCGTGGATCGTGCTTGTCGAAGCGGATAGCGCCAGCGCGTATTTCAATCTCGCGGAGGCATTCGAGGCGCTGCTGGCCACCGCAATCGAGAACGGAATGGTGGTCGATGGCACCATTGCCGCAACGCAAGCGCAACGCCAGGCCTTGTGGTCGCTGCGGGAGGGCATCGCCGTGGCGATGGTCGAGGCGCCGGGAAGCCTGAAGAGCGATACCGCCGTGCCGGTTGCAGCGATTGCCGAATTCGTCGCGCAGGCACGCGTCTCGGTGGATGACGTCGTGCCGGGCTGCATTCCGGTCCCGTTCGGCCACGTCGGCGACGGCAATATTCACTTCAATGTGCTGCCGCCGGTGGGCATGTCGTCGGCCGATTTCAGCGCGAAATGGTCCGATCTCGCGCGCGCCATCGAGGATGTTGCCTTGTCGCTCGGCGGTACCATCAGTGCCGAGCATGGCATCGGTCTGGTCAAGCGCGTTGCGCTGAAACGCGCGCTGTCATCGACCGAGCTCGATGTGATGCGGACTCTGAAGCTGGTTTTCGATCCTGGAAACATTTTGAATCCGGGAAAGATCCTTTAGCGCCGTCCTCTTCGCGTGAACCGGTATCCATTTCGCAAAATGGCTCTAGGCGTTCCAGATCTCGATCAGAAACAGATCCGCATCGCTGGGCGATGACGCGGTGAATTCCTGCGCATCTCCGGCGGAAAAGATCATCGCATCTTTCGGTCCGAGCGTGAACCTGTCTTGTTCGGTTCGAACGTCGACGCTGCCATCGATCGCGACGACGATGCCGATATGGCCCTGCCAACCGATTTTTGTGGGCGTCGCAACGGGATGGCGCGAGACGCGGTGATCGCAGCGACCGCGCCGCGTCATCACATTGAGATCGTCGATCGGCCCGGCGGTCAGCAGACTTTCGACCGCGACGTCGCCGGCGAAGCGGAACGGTTCGGACCGCCAGTTAAGTGAGACGCTGTCCTCGTCGGCAAGGGCCAGTGTGATGCCGGCGCCCTCGATCACGCTCAGGGTGCGATCGATGTTCGGGAACAACGAGAACGGTCCGGGCACGGCGACATGCGCCATGCTGATGCGCCAGTCGAAGGTCTCGAACGACGCTTCGGCGGGCGAAACCATCATTTCGATGGTTTCGCCGCCGCCGTTCTTCCACGGCATTCGCCGATAATCCTGCGCTCGCAGCACGCGCATGGCGTCAGGTGATGCTTGGGAGCTTCAGATCATGTTCTTTGGCGCAGGCGATCGCGATGTCGTAACCGGCATCGGCGTGCCGCATGACGCCGGACGCGGGATCATTCCAGAGCACGCGCTCAAGCCGCTTCGCCGCCTCAGGAGTGCCGTCGGCGACGATCACCATGCCGGCGTGCTGAGAATAGCCGATGCCGACGCCGCCGCCGTGATGCAGCGAAACCCAGGTGGCCCCGCTGGCGCAGTTAATGAGCGCGTTGAGCAACGGCCAGTCCGATACCGCGTCGGAGCCGTCCTTCATTGCCTCGGTTTCGCGGTTCGGACTGGCAACGCTGCCGGAATCGAGATGGTCGCGCCCGATCACGATGGGCGCCTTGAGTTCGCCGCGCGCCACCATCTCATTGAAGGCGAGTCCGATGCGATGGCGGTCGCCGAGACCGACCCAGCAAATGCGCGCCGGCAATCCCTGGAACTTGATGCGGTCGCGCGCCATGTCCAGCCAGTTGTGGAGATGCGCATTGTCAGGCAGCAGCTCCTTCATCTTGGCGTCGGTCTTGTAGATATCTTCGGGATCGCCGGACAGCGCGGCCCATCGGAACGGTCCGATACCGCGGCAGAACAGCGGACGAATATAGGCCGGCACGAAGCCCGGAAAATCGAACGCGTTTTCGAGGCCTTCTTCCTTGGCCATCTGGCGAATGTTGTTGCCGTAGTCGAGCGTCGGCACGCCCATCTGATGGAAGGCAAGCATCGCGCGGACATGATCGACCATGGAGCGGCGCGCCGCGCTGCCGACGGCTTTCGGATCGGTCTCGCGCTTGGATTCCCAATCGGTCAGGCTCCACCCCTTCGGCAGATAGCCGTTGATCGGGTCGTGGGCGGATGTCTGGTCGGTGACCACATCGGGGCGCACACCGAGCCGCACCAATTCGGGCAAGATCTCGGCGGCATTGCCCGGCAGGCCAACGGACAGCGGCTTCTTCTCCTTGCAGGACTTCTCGATAATGGCGAGGGCATCCTGCAGGTCTTTCGCCTGAACA from Bradyrhizobium sp. Ash2021 encodes the following:
- a CDS encoding IclR family transcriptional regulator, producing MAPSNAAGVGLLKKAFQILDLFADERPSWTQAELARETGLARSTLSRLVRFLQASGYLMEQRGRYTLGFAAIDLGRRAQLQFDLVGVCQSFLEELAQATAETIILTGYDEAHASVVCLAQIPSRHGGLRVFENIGTSYPLHSGATAKAVLAFLPPRQIATVLAGDITGVNPVTTMSVEALRDQLADVKAHGFVVTHEETYPGVSGISVPVLTPRGQPLGSIAIAAPSQRMDDAQIEIFAKLLVDAGRRAANRIAGLTASET
- a CDS encoding ABC transporter permease translates to MSLYEFLGTVEVGLIFGLVALGAFISFRILDFPDLTVEGSFPFGAAVASVLIVSFGWNPWPATLAAVGAGFLAGFATAYLNVRFNILHILSGILVAISLYSINLRIMGGSNKPLLGAHTVFTSVQGWGVPAYFLSPVLLAVIVVVIKVALDLFLHTGVGMNMRAAGANPAMAAANGINVGRMKLVGLGMANALTALAGALFAQSFGSADAHMGIGVIIIGLASVIVGMSILPVRTITQATIACLFGALLYRFAVAFSLNADFLGLKASDVQLVTALLVVVTLVSQSSRSGMGKLLKRRA
- a CDS encoding FAD-binding oxidoreductase: MSRGDRRDRAADMTGLAAALRAFVGADAVLDKAEDIAGYRGDLACPTGGDILCVVRPRTTQETAVVVKACAAAGVSLAPRGGGTGLAGGATPEPGRSSVVISFERMRQIRSIDPIGNVMVVEAGCTLHAAQQAAADAGRFLGLDHGAASSQIGGNLSTNAGGNNVLRYGMARDQVLGLEVVLADGRVISRLMPLRKNNAGYDLKQVFLGSEGTLGLITAAALHLRPAAVVSATACIGAASLEAVLEFFVLARRTLGEAISAFEIMPREGLEFHFAHIGKRREPFEARTPWIVLVEADSASAYFNLAEAFEALLATAIENGMVVDGTIAATQAQRQALWSLREGIAVAMVEAPGSLKSDTAVPVAAIAEFVAQARVSVDDVVPGCIPVPFGHVGDGNIHFNVLPPVGMSSADFSAKWSDLARAIEDVALSLGGTISAEHGIGLVKRVALKRALSSTELDVMRTLKLVFDPGNILNPGKIL
- a CDS encoding NADPH:quinone oxidoreductase family protein; translated protein: MTRPSDMRAWRSSSPGLEELELARTTIPSFNADEALVRVETAALNFSDLLMIDDRYQIRPPRPFTPGQEISGAVVAAGAQSGLAAGQRVASKVLWGGFAEYVRVRGDMTIRVPDGMSSEAACALPVVYTTAMVALTENTVIRPGETVLVLAAAGGVGLAAVEIARHLGAHVIAAAGGEEKCLLARQHGAHESVDYRCVNWSEDIKRLTAGRGVDVILDPVGGAATKEALRMIAWDGRLLIVGFASGEIPQIPANRLLLKRVSAIGVYWDHDRDAAMLASVSAKLATFLQDGAIRPHVETSFSFDRLPQALKALAARQTTGKVAITLNNKDTA
- a CDS encoding aminotransferase class I/II-fold pyridoxal phosphate-dependent enzyme; amino-acid sequence: MTGRMPDSVVTPRILRLEIVPPQVTPPDLGADLPVRSLHLNESPFPPAPAVVEAMRKATAELNRYPDHDGKDLVAALAQRTGASAENIVIGSGSNELLYASADITLDANDEAIAPVPGFPTYAKTIAMRGAVHVGVAVREDGVVDIERTLAAVTPRTRLVFVASPHNPTGGLLGQAEIEHLVKHLPDDLLLHFDEAYYEFGRHAGGPESLPLLAQRRGPWIATRSFSKAYGLAGVRVGYGITSSRELADFYRKIRVNFSINAIALAAARTALDQETHLAALLEHTATERRQLSLGLQQLGFRALPSAANFVTVITPRPAAAIAAELKAKNIFVLAFPWPGTPGALRITIGSREDTAACLAAIGGIVQPT
- a CDS encoding ABC transporter ATP-binding protein — protein: MIEVGEVRVTFNTGTPLEATAIRQLDLVVPGGQFLTIIGSNGAGKSTALNVIAGLVKPDTGRVVVDGIDVTQWPIHERSRLISRVFQDPKMGTCEDLTVLENFALAHGRTQPRGFRLAIDRGIRENTIERLKLLNLGLEKRLDDKVGLLSGGQRQAVSLLMATTGETRVLLLDEHTAALDPKTAEFVMELTREIVAELKLTSVMVTHSMAQALHYGDRTVMFHRGRIIFDAAGEARAAMQVSDLLQLFKRDQGEELSDDALLLG
- a CDS encoding carboxymuconolactone decarboxylase family protein; this translates as MWISHIPYAEANGRLKALYDRVKGPDDNVDNIMLAHSLRPHSMEGHMALYKYVLHHAANTTPKWFLETLGVYVSQLNDCAYCVDHHFSGLKRLLKDEARASAIRSALQSGSFSGVFTDAEAIALRYADVLTRTPQAQDALKSCVDAMRRAGVDDGQILEVNQVVSYFNYANRTVVGLGVTTDGDILGLSPGNSENPDDWSHA
- a CDS encoding ABC transporter substrate-binding protein — encoded protein: MKRILRTSAALLAAMTIALGSSGVHSAELKKVAISTIVEVPQLLETRDGVIKGLAEKGFADGKDIKVDYQTANGNLPTQQQISKKFVGDGVDVIVAITTPTAQAMASVTTTIPIVFATVTDPVKAKLIPQYKAPGGNITGVSDAAPIAEQLKLFREILPKLKKIGFVFNPGLDSSNATLERLRDEAKPLGISIVEAAAPTANEVIPATKKLTGNVDAIYIPNDTTVVAALETVVKIGQETSTPVFTGETRGVDRGAVASMGLDYIEVGRLAGHMVAEILKGKKPGEIDAVVAYQQMPNFVVVVNKGAATAMGTAIPDAVLKRATRVVN
- the hutH gene encoding histidine ammonia-lyase — encoded protein: MQNQKKASKVDNVVIEPGAVPLAMWRHILRDGPKVSFVEGTREIVDNCHAAVVKLIATGRAIYAVNTGFGKLAAIRIPDDQLVQLQRNLILSHSAGTGEFLSDDLVRLILIMKAAALAQGHSGVRWELTEALLALANAGVYPCLPAKGSVGASGDLAPLSHMAAALMGVGEVRYRGKVMAAADGLGHAGLKPMTLGPKEGVALINGTQVSAALGLSGLFAAEDVMRAALVTGALSLEACRGNDAPFDARIQAVRRHRGQQDVAAIYRKLLAGSPIREAYRAKLKVQDPYCMRCQPQVMGACLDNLRFAAKTLGIEANAVSDNPLVFPEEAEVLSGGNFHAEPVAFAADIIALAICEIGSLSERRQAMLIDATLSGLPAFLVDNSGLNSGFMIAQVTAAALTSENKMLAHPASVDSIPTSANQEDHVSMACHGAYRLGQMADNAAAIIALEWLSAAQGADFHKPLEPAAPLAEAVRRLRNEVPRLEQDRYFAPDIAAAKRLLVAGAIGDLAGDSLLDETIA
- a CDS encoding CoA transferase — protein: MSTQLPANLFQGLRVLDLTRVMSGPFCTAMLADLGAEVIKIEIPGFGDEGRHFAPHVNEESTYFALLNRGKRSVTINMKSPEGIALIRDLSRQADVIVENFRPGVMERLGLGYQILQADNPRLIYASISGFGQDGPLADLPAFDLVIQAMSGLMSVTGEAGGRPLAVGESVADITTGVFAAWGIAAALYDRERTGVGRRLEVAMLDSVFSMLLTNLSRRLFTDKPTRRVGNRHPETYPVDSFSTQDGDIVLVGFSEAIVKRIFEAIGCPDLSSDPRFATNRDRNTHEAELRAIITDWAAGLTQEQALARLRAADVPAAPVWTLDDLLASDHVAARDLLQPGFNTKLGDIHVVPQPVRFSGTQAPGRTRTPTLGEDTDSVLREELGLDSDRIAALRAAKTI